The window AGAGagataaaaaagtatttatataatacattaataataatattaaaatgctatttatagcATCATACATTGTCTAAATAGAGATTAAAAAAACATAGTTCTTTATGAAATCTTATAAATAGGTTTCCATTTAGCATCAATAGTTCTGTTATACTCCAAGGAAACTGTAATCTCTTAATCATATAAAATAAGTTACATGATGGTTTTCATCAAcaaattatataatgtatatatatatatatatatatatatatatatatatacaccaaagATATGAAGAAACCTAAGTAAATATCAGAAGTAATTTTCACTTTCATTGccaatgtttttgtaattttggacAGAGCTGTTCACCGATGATTAAACTCACATgtaaagaaaagcaaaaatatattatatgacTACGTTAATATATTAAGAATAAGTTCTGAACTTACCACAGAATATGCAACTGTTTAAATTTCCAGTGTCAACAGATTTAAAGTCTCAAAACCTAGTTTTTCCTTCTTCCTTTTAAACTTTTGATTGTAGGGTGAAATCCAGTCACAAATGGACACTGCAGGAAGGGGAAGCATCATGAAGAGTCATGTGTCTCATGCTGCTGTCTGAACCTGAATAACACAATTGCACAATTCTGAAGAGCCTGTGACATGATGAGAACATGTCCCACTGATATGAACTACAAACACACTCATTATGAATGATGACTTACTCTAtatagactgtgtgtgtgtgtatcccatagacagtaaaataaatggacacagtgaccccattggattcaactgagacaagtgaagtcaattagaagcacggaCTTCCTGGGGGTTGAgcatactgcgcagactcaaactgagcttgatgacgtaaatgtcatgtgactaacctgtctgacaattgtaagtcttctaatcgctgtgccaagagaaatctgaatcacccactgaatcttgcagacgttgttgaataattttgtcccattgcttttatggactctctatgggcttttCCCTTGAtttcatgcctccacgtccccctgatagcctcatagaaagtaaaagattgtctgcaagcttctcctcctgtccatatggtaatttctctatTATGTGACAGAGAGTCACAGGATATGACGCAATCGTTGGCCTATTTTtgacaaaaactgcttctacggggccacaacgtaagatacaaggtaatggggccttttatacattttcatgtttctttagaaaaataatgaatggacaaatggagtctttaaatgcctcagatggaaatttattcactgtcaaagtgacgccaaaatgaatgggagtcaatggaatgctggTGGGGgaccgctagccaatggcggcgcccagggatgcttcaataaaatatgaaactctGCCCCCCTGGATTATCCTCATATTTGTGTCTTCAGTCATCCTGCCATTTTCTTATAACTTCAAATATGTAATGATGTCACAAAATGTAGTACAAAATTCCCGTCTTCCTGCCCGATATAACTGATTTAGTCCTGTATTGGTTCTGTTTTATCCAAATAAAATGTCTATGGAATGCATATAATTGTCACCTGATTTAATTACAGATTTTACCATCTTGTTCTGGACTCTTATTTAATGACAAGGTATTCTCAGATGGACGAACAGCTGCTTTCAGCTTCCCCTTTAgagataaaaatacaaataattagcaTATAAACATTTGATTTAACTTTATAAGCAGGCTTAAGGTTTGAAAAGAACTGCTTTAATGTGACATATgatgaaaatctgacttttccTGGTTTTACCTTCTATAATCAGGTCCCCAAAGCATCTACCAACcaaggaaatgtgaaaaagaataacccagtaactttgtttttGGTAAACCTTTTTCTGCAAGTATCTGAAAAAACAACTAGTGAGTCTAATTTTGCTCCCTTGGTGACGTGGCAAAGGGATTTTTCAAGAGACAATGGTGTACCAGCTCTAATGTTATGGTGAAGGTTTGAGCAAAACATGCTAACTGTTCTGTCTTCAACTCCACAGATGAACACAGAACACTGTTGAGAGTCCAAGCCTCAGAGGAGACAACAGAGCAGTGAGTTtcttgatttatttactgtatactgCTGCTACCACACAAACTTGTGTGAAGGGaaacttagtttagtactcacatgctGTGACTTTTTGTCCATGTGCTTCAGATGTGTGCTCTCAGAAAACCctatatcagaagtttaaactaaCATGGTTTAAAAATCATGATgataaacatgataatcagaTCCCAAACAGATGTTTTCAGAAGGTCGGAGCTGTAATAAGGCAGCTCCATTCTGGAAAAGAGGGAGGTTCAAAGcagttcatttgcatttaaagagacaggcacTAAAACAGCATCTTTCTGCTTCATTCAAAATAGGCTttttcaaaatgaaactttatagACACATTCTGCGGACACCAGAGACTTATACTGCCtaatgtaaaaaggggcataatatgtcACCTTTAAATCCTTAAAAAAGAAAGTGACAGTGAAAAACAGTGTTTAATTGTTCTGTTGGCTGGATTTGGAGAGAGGTAAGCTGTTTAAAATATTTGAGAGACTGAACTGATTTACTGATAAAtaaccaaaatataaaataaaactttctcACCTTGCGTTGCTGTACAGCCTGCTGTAAAGGCTATGTATGGTGTGGTCTCTGCTCATAATCCAAACACACTGCACATTTAGCCTCTTAATTTGTTTGACAGAACAGCTTGATTTTCTCTCCGTGTATCTGACACTCGTGTTCTTCATCCCTCTCTTTCCTCGTGTTTTGCTCTCTCAGGTAAGTCTCACAGGTGTTCCTCAAGCACAGGTTGGACACTGGTTCCTGCGGGGACAGCTGTCTACAGACGGGACAGTTTCTGGAGCTGCTGGAGGTCCAGTGATCATTAATACACTGTCTGCAGAAACTGTGTCCACAGCTCAGTAACACCGGGTCTCTGAAGACATCAGTGCACACGGGACACGACAGCTCATCCTCGAGCGCCATTTAGACACAGCAAACATGAAACTGAATAAAGATTTCTCTGAGAACAAATCCAAAATAAACACTTCCTAGTTGTTACAGCCTTTGTATGAGGAAATGACATGTCAAACTTTCATTGGAAGAAAACAATTCAGGAGTGGGAGCTCCAAGATGGCGCCGTGGATAGTAGTGGTTTTCTAAGCTGAGAAACAAATTGGGTATTTCTCACAAATGGTCGTATACATTCCGTAAAGTTGCTCGCTACTATTGGTAGATTGTTAATAGTTGCCGAGATTGAATAAATATTGAAGTTGGAGTGCTGCATCAAAACTAAACTTAATTACGAAATCATCAGGTTCACTGCACATTTCAGAAAAATGGCTGAGGATCTTGGCGCAGAGATGGAGGTTGATACTATAAAAGAGAAGAGAAGTTTTAACGAAACTCACTCGTATGCATGTAAAGTGAAAAGCGGAGGAAGTTGTGAGTCTTGTCCGAACACACCAAGCAAAAATCAACCTCCCAAAAGACATAAAAATGACATTGACTCCTCTGCCAAACAAACTGAACTTTCTTTGAATGACGTGCAGGAAAATATTATCCGAATTCTCTCTGAGAAAATCAATGAACGATCCGACCAGCTAGAAAGAATGGTTAAAGAGAATTCTTTCAACATTGAAGCTTTGGGCAAATCTCTCACCTCAGTGCATGATGATGTGATGGTCCTTCAGAAAGAAAACGAAATGCTGAAAAATGCGAATGCTCTTCTGGAAAAAAAGGTGAAGGAAATGAACACAAAAATTAATGATCAGGAACGTTACAGCCGCAGATGGTGCCTGCGTTTGTATGGGCTGTCCGAACAAACTAATGAAAACGTGAAAATGAGAGTCATGGAAGTTTGCAAAGCAGTGGTTTCGGACGGGGATAAACGGGTGGTAGCAGATGGTTTGGATGTGGCACATCGGCTTGGTAGGCTTAAAAATTCGGATGATGGCAGAGTGAAACCAAGACCGGTGATCATAAGATTCGTTTCCCGTACAGCCAGAGATTTAATCTGGAAAAACTCAAAAAACAACGAGTGTCTAACTACCAAGGGGCTGCGATTTAAGGAGGATTTGACAGCTTTTGACATGGAAGCACGGAATCGTCTTTGGCCGACTGTGGAGAGAGCAAGGAAAGAAGGCAGAAATGCATACTTCAGCGGAGCGAGGGCTTTTGTAGACGGGAAAGAGATTCGTCTTGAAGGAGGCAACGGTCCTACATAGGCTTATCGTCGTCTTGTTGCAGTCTGCACAATTGGCGGTGTTTTGCAAGACATGTTAATCTTTGTTTGggaaaggaagaaaagaaaataagaaatgtatgcTTTTGGAACTGAATGCTCATTACTTTTTACTTTCCCTAATGTTTGCAACTTTAAAAATAGTAGTAGCTACTTTTGTCGAACATTTGTGAGGATCCCATTATGTAAAAGTCTAAAGTTTAGGTTTATTTTACTCTTGTGGTTCTTAATTAATCGTTGAACGTTTatgtctctttctttattttctatCAATGCCAGAGGTATTCGTGATCTTCTGAAGAGAAaagctttatttttgtattgcaaagggaaaaatttagatttttgtttaattcaggAAACGCACGCATGTTCTTCAGATGCTGTGTTTTGGAAAAATCAGTGGGGAAAAGAGATTTGGTTGTCATTTGGCAGTAACCGCTCAGCGGGGGTCGCTATTTTACAAGATAAATTTACAGGGCAAATAGTAAACTACGAAAAAGATGACTGTGGTAGATGGATATTGCTTGTGTTAAATAAGGATAATGAACATTTTGTAGTAGTCAATTGTTATGCCACCAATAACAAAGTATACAACGGAATACTTTTTTCACATATTGAATCTAGGATTCAGCATTTTATTTCCCTTTATCCTTCAGCCCAAGTTATTTGGGGAGGAGATTTCAATACTGTGTTTAATGAAACCATTGATAGATGGCCTCCTAAAACTAGACCAGGCCCTTCTAGTGAATTGGATAATGTATGTTTAAGATTGGGTCTTATTGATGTGTGGCGAAGTAAAAATCCAGACAAGGAAGAATATACATGGAGTAATAACGACTTATCTCTTCATTCTCGTATTGACTATTGGTTAGTGTCTAATGATTTAACTAATAATGTGACCTCTGTATTGATAGAACCTTGCATAATGACAGATCATAAaggaatttttataaaaataaatatggtacAAGACAAATTAGTTAAAAATCATGGTAGCTATTggaaattaaataacaaattgcttgaaaatgaatgtttaaaggaaaaaattaaaagtattattgaaaaatatagaaaaattgcAGAGTTAGAAAAATCATATGGAAAGTATTGGGAATTAATGAAGTTTGATATTAGAAAGGCATTTATTAATCAAGGAAAATTAGAAACAAAGAATAGAAATATTAAGGAAAAATCTATAATTGAggatatttttaatttgtgtaaaaagaaGAAGGAACTGTTAACTGATTGTGAGTtacaaaaatttgatttattgcAAATTGAATTAGATAAGATCTATGAGGATAAAGCAAGAGGAGTATTTGTTAGAACTAGACTTAAATGGTtagaaaaaggggaaaaaaatacaaaatatttttttggcctTGAAAAGAGAAACCATGATTTTGCCTCAATTTCTAAATTAATGATTAACAACAAATTAGTAGATAATTCTTCAGTTATTTCAAAATATGTTGCTCAGTTTTTTAGTAATTTGTATTCTCCTATATCAGCTACTTCAAATATGGatacctttttaaataatttagtgaGTGATACCAAAAAAATAGACCAGAACTTTCAGAATAATTgtgataaagaaataaatagtGAAGAGTTGAGAGAGTGCATTAACTCATTAAAGAATAACAAATCTCCAGGCAACGACGGGCTAACCAGTGAGTTTTATAAGACTTTTTCTAAATaacttttaccttttttattgttAGTATTTGTGGAAGCTATACAAAATGGAGAATTGCCTGCTTCATTAAAACAATGAATTATAACATTGATTCCCAAACCTAAAAAAGACAAGTTATTTATTGAAAATTGGAGGCCtattagtttattaaataatgataGTAAATTGTATGCAATGATTTTTGCTAGAAGATTGAAGCAAGGTTTAGACAAAATAATTGATATAGAACAGTCTGGGTTTATGAAAGGCCGTCATATTAGGGATAATATTAGACTAGTATTAGATATGATTGATTATAATAACTTTATCGAGGatgatagttttattttatttattgatttttataaagcatttgatacagtgattcataattttattttcaaagttaTTAAATTGTTTGGTTTTGGagatatgtttttgaaagcagtcaAAACATTGTATAGTGGATGTAATAGTTCTGTCAAACTTGCGCATGGCACCTCACAAAGATTTGATATTCATCGTGGCATTAGGCAAGGATgccctctctctccttttttatttttgttagttaCTCAGGTTTTAGCATCGCATATAAAACAAAATCAGTTTAATGGTATCACAGCTTTAGGTGTACAATTCAAACTTAGCCAGTTTGCTGATGACACTGCagtgtttttgaaaaacaaatttgAAGTACCCAAAATAATAAGATATGTTGAGGAATTCACTGGTGTTTCAGGCCTTAAAATGAACTTAGATAAATCTGTATTATTTCCCCTTAAAGATTGCTCCTCTtcagaaatagaaaatattccagttaaacataaattaacatatttaggTGTAATaatctgtaaaaatgaaaaaacaaaggaGTCAATTAAACTTTGAACCAATtattgaaaaaactaaaaagaaatttAATTTGTGGTTATTGAGGGACATTTCGATATTTGGGAGGGTTTTATTGTCAAAGGCGGAGGGTATATCTAGATCTGTTTATACGTCATTATCATTAGATGTGCCTCCCAAAATTATTAAAGATCTAGATCAGAttctttataattttattttgaggacaaaaccacattatttaaaaaaggagGTAATTTGTAATCCTAAAGAGCAAGGCGGACTGGAGGTCTTAGATTATAATACTCTCAAtgacacttttaaaattaaatggttGATAGAGTTTATGAAAAATAGAGAAAGTCCTTGGAATGCATTtccttattatatattttatactctTGGAGGCATAGACTTtttgttgaaatgtaatttttctgtTGACAAAATTCCTGTTAAATTGGCCGGTTTTCACAGACAAGCCCTGTTAGCATGGaaattggtttataagcacaattTTTCACCCCACAGATATTTCATATGGAACAACAAagacatattatttaaaaacaaatctttattcTATCATACTTGGTTCAAGGAAGGTATACTTTTAGTAAGACAGTTAGTTAATTCCCATGGATACTTGTTATCGTATACTGAATTTCTTCAGAAATTCCAATTACCAGTTAAACCAAGAGAATTTGCGATTGTTTTTGATGCAATTCCAAAGAGTGTGATGTTAC is drawn from Carassius gibelio isolate Cgi1373 ecotype wild population from Czech Republic chromosome B1, carGib1.2-hapl.c, whole genome shotgun sequence and contains these coding sequences:
- the LOC127948416 gene encoding E3 ubiquitin-protein ligase TRIM17-like; protein product: MALEDELSCPVCTDVFRDPVLLSCGHSFCRQCINDHWTSSSSRNCPVCRQLSPQEPVSNLCLRNTCETYLREQNTRKERDEEHECQIHGEKIKLFCQTN